A single window of Xiphophorus hellerii strain 12219 chromosome 12, Xiphophorus_hellerii-4.1, whole genome shotgun sequence DNA harbors:
- the drc1 gene encoding dynein regulatory complex protein 1, which yields MEGKEESKPREDQERESEQRIELLQKDLSTLVTNTQIACDAKMVLQRRLRAKAQAKRLAVLENDSTSSQEKSDEILKGKSETFTNPKAISEDLQKALKKQQELYSAIIHDKKAIINDLLQALKFQDDNYASTLRKNTEEINVMIARMEDQIKLMTKVYREELAQIESRHRQEISILLTKDKEELDRELKRLWDEELERLNERKKKLEEYKREVHEIGQESNYVFNALDYERCSRILAQERQQKKNTNSNLPLKMKKHLYTEKQEILLTTLKNIKGRINREAREIEKLKNIYIDHQKKFAKQSIALTDYTQHIEKHERIKNQVRHFAAADARRFEEVWLMIEEEVKHLAQRALAIDSVISQQLYGSPESQTDLNLLLLSSPFRPWKTRTEIVQTELQLVESPAESHVENLDTTGSTEEELVFTDSGPEWEDEKLNEEMQDELRELLCNEMDFLMEAKILKLLAPLVTEEQTGVKLGSILYTLGIDEKDLPKLTDFLVRYKDQQNELTGESHRASVTSTSLDLIHPNHVLCALKSFLEQQSFRSSSAQELSRLWLAHARDSSKDAAYWNSLGNIIPEERVKLWDSTLRTLKQYHTVLTDISELIKEQECLKKGNTGLRLKIDSYLKK from the exons ATGGAGGGTAAAGAGGAAAGTAAACCAAGAGAGGACCAGGAGAGAGAAAGTGAACAG agGATAGAACTTCTGCAGAAAGATCTGAGTACATTAGTGACAAACACCCAAATTGCATGTGATGCCAAAATGGTGCTGCAGAGGAGACTGCGGGCCAAAGCTCAAGCAAAGAG ATTGGCAGTGCTGGAAAATGATTCAACCTCAAGCCAGGAAAAATCTGATGAAATACTGAAAGGAAAATCTGAGACCTTTACTAATCCGAAGGCGATCTCTGAAGACCTGCAGAAAGCGTTAAAGAAACAGCAGGAGCTTTATTCCGCTATTATACATGATAAGAAAGCCATCATAAATGATCTTCTGCAG GCGCTCAAGTTCCAAGATGATAACTATGCGAGCACCTTGAGGAAGAATACAGAGGAGATTAATGTGATGATTGCACGGATGGAGGACCAAATTAAGCTTATGACCAAAGTCTACCGGGAGGAACTTGCTCAAATTGAG AGTCGCCATCGGCAGGAAATAAGCATCCTGCTTACAAAAGACAAGGAAGAACTGGATCGAGAACTGAAGAGACTTTGGGATGAAGAG CTCGAGAGgctaaatgagagaaaaaagaaattggagGAATACAAGAGAGAAGTTCACGAGATCGGTCAAGAGAGCAATTACGTCTTCAATGCCTTGGATTATGAGAGATGCTCAAGAATTCTG GCCCAAGAgagacagcagaaaaaaaacacaaacagcaacttACCCCTGAAGATGAAAAAACACTTGTACACGGAAAAGCAAGAAATACTTTTGACCACATTGAAAAATATCAAAGGCAGGATCAACAG GGAGGCGAGAGAGATAGAAAAGCTGAAGAATATCTACATCGACCACCAGAAAAAATTTGCAAAGCAGAGTATTGCTTTGACAGATTACACACAGCACATCGAGAAGCATGAACGCATTAAGAACCAAGTCAG GCATTTTGCTGCTGCCGATGCAAGACGTTTTGAGGAGGTGTGGCTGATGATTGAAGAAGAGGTAAAGCACTTAGCACAGAGGGCTTTGGCCATAGACTCGGTGATCTCCCAGCAGCTCTACGGTTCACCCGAGAGCCAGACGGATTTGAACCTCCTGCTGCTCTCCAGTCCCTTCCGGCCCTGGAAGACAAGAACAGAGATAGTCCAGACAGAGCTTCAACTGGTGGAGAGTCCGGCTGAATCTCACGTCGAGAATCTGGATACGACAGGGAGCACGGAAGAGGAATTAGTGTTCACCGACAGTGGCCCCGAATGGGAGGACGAGAAGCTGAACGAGGAGATGCAGGACGAATTGAGGGAGCTGCTGTGTAATGAAATG GACTTCTTGATGGAAGCCAAGATCCTGAAGCTGCTGGCTCCTCTGGTGACTGAGGAACAGACTGGAGTAAAGCTGGGATCCATCCTTTAC ACTCTGGGTATTGACGAAAAGGATTTGCCTAAGTTGACCGATTTCCTGGTGAGGTACAAGGATCAGCAGAATGAGCTGACTGGG GAGTCACATAGGGCCAGCGTGACAAGCACTTCGTTGGACCTCATCCACCCTAACCACGTTCTTTGTGCTCTGAAAAGCTTTCTTGAGCAACAAAGTTTCAG GTCGAGCTCAGCCCAGGAGCTTTCCAGACTGTGGCTTGCACACGCGCGGGATTCTTCCAAGGATGCAGCGTATTGGAATAGTCTAGGCAACATCATCCCAGAGGAGAGAGTTAAACTGTGGGATTCCACGTTGAGAACGCTAAAGCAGTACCA cACTGTGTTGACAGACATCTCTGAGCTAATCAAGGAGCAGGAGTGTCTGAAGAAAGGGAACACAGGGCTGCGCTTGAAAATCGACA GTTACCTGAAGAAATGA
- the ccdc157 gene encoding coiled-coil domain-containing protein 157 yields the protein MSELLGHNDCMKSLRKDLVDIQGAIMDVVSRTGPISYTSWKFPNKLASDLDLVDLLEEYDFVDGEDAYNQHSHVVLLELVVDRLLFLLQSISVYTELQRGRQGRDQIHQKGCLSVGLVVRNYWGTLLQCVNRKENSKDIKQTKTKTLDYSKTESYVSSPTSSSTHLCRNCSSASFSPTSPQKSEHSGPTHNAPFYSKAKHHNTACQTTTSSLIPCEACHRVQSLLRNTGDALIDLFQSEGLPSSLKRLSGAMKDTVGPGQMTAGDVTQWAQEQLRDMRCLAKHLQDVQSTIRPLREALAKAETDRNGFSSQLASAKKEFQQEVEKHQVCMVQLESSLQKAERTARERQQRLQEEQKQSKREILALEESNTRLKEKVKLQQETLETLVGEKEGLQQKVETLQREEETCCELQQMIQKLETQLSDTRLRLDKEKAKYQSAFRQQESMQAKQKSLLKRVDALDEEREELQRQLEEKEEVQTNLDNQLKKIIDLKEQQQAELSQQQDICRELQKEKQTLQTRVEELEKHVAELMEHVQALRERERLLVAFPELNNWAHIQPQSTGNLILDMEQQQQSNNIRIKILEQENFTLHKSLEKLRQRGMLNITKEVPSQPT from the exons ATGAGTGAGCTGTTGGGCCACAATGACTGCATGAAGAGCCTCCGGAAAGACCTGGTGGATATTCAGGGTGCGATTATGGACGTGGTTTCTAGAACCGGACCGATCAGTTACACCTCCTGGAAGTTTCCCAACAAATTGGCGAGCGATCTGGATTTGGTGGACCTGCTAGAGGAGTATGACTTCGTCGATGGAGAGGACGCATACAATCAGCACTCGCATGTTGTTTTACTGGAGCTAGTGGTTGACAG ACTCCTCTTCCTACTGCAAAGCATCAGTGTTTATACTGAGCTGCAGAGGGGAAGACAGGGAAGAGACCAAATCCATCAAAAAGGATGCCTTTCAGTGGGCCTTGTGGTTAGGAACTACTGGGGTACTTTGCTTCAGTGTGTGAACAGAAAG gaGAACTCCAAAgacataaaacagacaaaaacaaagacattagATTACTCAAAGACAGAGTCATATGTGTCTTCCCCAACTAGCTCAAGCACTCACTTATGCAGAAATTGTTCATCTGCTTCCTTTTCACCGACCTCACCCCAGAAAAGCGAACATTCAGGTCCAACTCACAATGCTCCATTCTATTCTAAAGCCAAACACCACAATACTGCCTGTCAGACGACAACGTCATCCCTCATTCCCTGTGAAGCGTGTCATAGAGTCCAGTCCCTTCTGAGAAACACAGGGGATGCTTTGATAGACCTTTTCCAGAGTGAGGGTCTACCCTCGTCTCTTAAGCGTCTCTCAGGCGCCATGAAAGACACGGTGGGTCCGGGACAGATGACGGCGGGTGATGTCACCCAGTGGGCCCAAGAGCAACTCAGGGACATGCGTTGCCTCGCAAAGCACCTTCAGGATGTGCAGAGTACCATCCGGCCTCTTCGAGAAGCCCTCGCAAAAGCGGAAACAGATCGAAACGGGTTCAGTTCTCAGCTGGCAAGCGCGAAGAAGGAGTTCCAGCAAGAGGTGGAAAAACACCAGGTCTGCATGGTCCAGCTGGAGTCTTCCCTACAGAAAGCAGAGAGGACCGCACGAGAAAGACAGCAAAGGCtacaagaagaacaaaaacaatctaaaagaG AAATTTTGGCATTGGAGGAGAGCAACACAAGACTCAAGGAGAAAGTAAAACTCCAGCAAGAAACGTTGGAAACActcg TGGGTGAAAAAGAGGGACTTCAACAGAAAGTGGAAACGCTACAAAGAGAGGAGGAGACCTGCTGTGAACTGCAGCAAATGATCCAGAAGCTCGAGACTCAGCTTAGTGACACGCGACTTCGTCTTGACAAGGAGAAGGCCAAGTATCAGAGCGCTTTCCGTCAACAGGAG TCAATGCAGGCCAAGCAGAAGTCCTTATTAAAGAGAGTCGATGCTCTTGATGAAGAGCGTGAAGAACTACAGAGGCagttggaagaaaaagaagaggtaCAGACCAATTTAGACAATCAGCTGAAAAAGATAATCGATttgaaggagcagcagcaggctgaACTCTCTCAGCAGCAG GACATCTGTAGAGAGCTCCAAAAAGAGAAGCAAACTCTACAGACACGTGTAGAAGAGCTAGAAAAGCATGTAGCCGAACTGATGGAGCACGTGCAAGCattgagggagagagagagactctTGGTGGCTTTCCCAGAGCTCAACAACTGGGCTCACATTCAACCACAAA gtACAGGAAACCTGATTTTGGATATGGAGCAACAACAGCAATCAAATAACATTCGCATCAAAATTCTGGAACAGGAAAATTTTACTCTACACAAAAGTCTCGAGAAACTACGACAAAGAGGAATGTTGAATATCACCAAA GAAGTTCCGTCTCAACCCACATGA
- the sf3a1 gene encoding splicing factor 3A subunit 1 isoform X1: MPPGPVQIVQPETNNKQNDGPAEETPATKPIVGIIYPPPEVRNIVDKTASFVARNGPEFEARIRQNEINNPKFNFLNPNDPYHSYYRHKVNEFKEGKAQEPSAAVPKVMQQQAMQQSQQLPQKVQVIQETVVPKEPPPDFEFIADPPSISAFDLDVVKLTAQFVARNGRQFLTQLMQKEQRNYQFDFLRPQHSLFNYFTKLVEQYTKILIPPKGLLIKLKKEAENPKEVMDQVRYRVEWAKYQERERKKEEEEREKERVAYAQIDWHDFVVVETVDFQPIEQGHFPPPTTPEELGARILIQERYEKYGESEEVEMEVESEDEEDEREKRADGQPSQPDQDTQVQDMDEGSDDEDEGVKAPLPPDNPMPPPLPPAPEQVIIRKDYNPKASKPQPSVAAPDEYLISPITGEKVPASKMQEHMRIGLLDPRWLEQRDRSIRDRQTEDEVYAPGLDIESSLKQLAERRTDIFGVEETAIGKKIGEEEIQKPEEKVTWDGHSGSMARTQQAAQANITLQEQIEAIHKAKGLVGEDETKEKIGPSKPSEIHQPPPMPSSAPSLPKPSPPVTAVPRPSISVAPPVRTTLLSAVPVIPRPPVTPVVRLAPGQVITQMPPMIPAPRVNVVPMPPAPHLMAPRPPPMVVPTAFVPAPPMPQPPSAAPAPPIHPPPPHEDEPMSKKMKTEDNLIPEEEFLRRNKGPVAIKVQVPNMQDKTEWKLNGQVLNFTVPLTDQVSVIKVKIHEATGMAAGKQKLQYEGIFIKDSNSLAYYNMTNGSIIHLALKERGGRKK; the protein is encoded by the exons ATGCCGCCTGGGCCCGTTCAGATAGTTCAGCCGGAGACCAACAACAAG CAGAATGATGGACCTGCAGAAGAGACTCCAGCCACTAAGCCCATCGTTGGCATCATATACCCTCCTCCAGAAGTCCGAAACATTGTCGACAAGACGGCCAGTTTTGTTGCCAG GAATGGACCAGAGTTTGAAGCAAGAATCCGTCAGAATGAGATCAACAACCCCAAATTTAATTTCCTCAACCCCAACGATCCCTACCATTCTTACTACCGCCACAAGGTCAATGAATTTAAGGAGGGCAAGGCACAAGAACCATCTGCGGCAGTGCCTAAGGTCATGCAGCAGCAAGCCATGCAGCAGTCTCAGCAGCTTCCTCAAAAG GTGCAGGTGATTCAGGAGACCGTGGTCCCCAAAGAGCCACCCCCCGACTTTGAGTTCATTGCGGACCCTCCATCGATCTCTGCATTTGATCTGGATGTTGTGAAGCTCACTGCCCAGTTTGTGGCTCGCAATGGCCGACAGTTTCTCACCCAGCTGATGCAGAAGGAGCAGAGGAACTACCAGTTTGACTTTCTGCGACCACAGCACAGCCTCTTCAACTATTTCACCAAACTGGTGGAGCAGTACACGAAG ATCTTGATCCCTCCCAAAGGCCTGCTAATCAAACTTAAAAAAGAAGCTGAGAACCCAAAGGAAGTTATGGACCAG GTGAGGTACCGTGTCGAATGGGCAAAATACCAGGAGCGTGAGagaaagaaggaggaagaggagagggagaaggaaCGGGTCGCTTACGCCCAAATAGACTGGCATGATTTTGTGGTGGTGGAGACGGTGGATTTCCAGCCCATTGAACAAG GTCACTTCCCTCCACCCACGACACCAGAGGAGCTTGGCGCTCGCATCCTTATCCAGGAGCGCTACGAGAAATACGGAGAAAGCGAGGAGGTGGAGATGGAGGTGGAGAGtgaggatgaagaggatgaaCGAGAAAAGCGGGCTGACGGCCAGCCTTCTCAGCCTGATCAAGACACACAAGTCCAGGACATGGATGAG GGATCTGATGACGAAGATGAAGGTGTGAAGGCTCCATTGCCACCAGACAACCCGATGCCACCCCCCCTGCCTCCAGCTCCAGAACAGGTTATTATTCGCAAGGACTACAACCCCAAAG CTTCCAAGCCGCAGCCCTCGGTTGCAGCTCCAGATGAATACCTTATTTCACCGATCACCGGTGAGAAAGTCCCCGCCAGTAAGATGCAGGAGCACATGCGCATCGGCCTGCTGGATCCGCGCTGGCTTGAACAGAGAGACCGAAGCATTAGAGACAGGCAGACGGAGGATGAAGTCTATGCTCCCGGTTTGGATATTGAGAGCAGCTTGAAGCAGCTCGCTGAGAGGCGTACTGATATCTTTGGTGTGGAAGAGACGGCCATCGGAAAGAAGATCGGCGAGGAGGAAATTCAGAAGCCAGAAGAAAAG GTCACCTGGGACGGCCACTCAGGGAGCATGGCTCGTACGCAGCAGGCAGCGCAGGCCAACATCACTCTGCAGGAGCAGATCGAAGCCATTCACAAGGCCAAAGGACTGGTGGGAGAGGATGAAACGAAGGAAAAAATTGGCCCCAGTAAGCCGAGTGAAATTCATCAGCCTCCTCCCATGCCCTCATCGGCACCAAGTCTGCCTAAACCCAGTCCTCCTGTCACAGCCGTGCCACGCCCATCTATCTCA GTGGCTCCTCCAGTCCGTACCACTCTGTTGTCTGCCGTACCTGTGATTCCACGGCCCCCGGTGACCCCCGTGGTGCGTTTGGCGCCAGGTCAAGTCATTACACAGATGCCGCCCATGATTCCTGCTCCTCGTGTCAACGTGGTTCCCATGCCACCAGCGCCCCACCTCATGGCCCCAAGGCCACCCCCTATGGTTGTTCCAACTG CGTTTGTCCCCGCTCCTCCCATGCCTCAACCACCCAGCGCTGCCCCAGCGCCGCCCATCCACCCACCCCCTCCTCATGAGGACGAACCTATGAGCAAGAAGATGAAGACGGAGGACAACCTCATCCCAGAGGAAGAGTTCCTTCGTCGAAACAAG GGTCCTGTGGCAATCAAAGTACAAGTCCCCAACATGCAGGACAAGACCGAATGGAAGCTAAATGGCCAAGTGTTGAATTTCACTGTCCCGCTTACAGACCAG GTGTCTGTCATTAAAGTCAAAATCCATGAGGCAACAGGCATGGCGGCTGGAAAACAGAAGTTGCAGTATGAG gGCATCTTCATCAAGGATTCGAACTCTCTGGCTTATTACAACATGACCAATGGTTCCATCATTCATTTGGCTCTgaaggagagaggaggaagaaagaagTGA
- the sf3a1 gene encoding splicing factor 3A subunit 1 isoform X2 — translation MPPGPVQIVQPETNNKNDGPAEETPATKPIVGIIYPPPEVRNIVDKTASFVARNGPEFEARIRQNEINNPKFNFLNPNDPYHSYYRHKVNEFKEGKAQEPSAAVPKVMQQQAMQQSQQLPQKVQVIQETVVPKEPPPDFEFIADPPSISAFDLDVVKLTAQFVARNGRQFLTQLMQKEQRNYQFDFLRPQHSLFNYFTKLVEQYTKILIPPKGLLIKLKKEAENPKEVMDQVRYRVEWAKYQERERKKEEEEREKERVAYAQIDWHDFVVVETVDFQPIEQGHFPPPTTPEELGARILIQERYEKYGESEEVEMEVESEDEEDEREKRADGQPSQPDQDTQVQDMDEGSDDEDEGVKAPLPPDNPMPPPLPPAPEQVIIRKDYNPKASKPQPSVAAPDEYLISPITGEKVPASKMQEHMRIGLLDPRWLEQRDRSIRDRQTEDEVYAPGLDIESSLKQLAERRTDIFGVEETAIGKKIGEEEIQKPEEKVTWDGHSGSMARTQQAAQANITLQEQIEAIHKAKGLVGEDETKEKIGPSKPSEIHQPPPMPSSAPSLPKPSPPVTAVPRPSISVAPPVRTTLLSAVPVIPRPPVTPVVRLAPGQVITQMPPMIPAPRVNVVPMPPAPHLMAPRPPPMVVPTAFVPAPPMPQPPSAAPAPPIHPPPPHEDEPMSKKMKTEDNLIPEEEFLRRNKGPVAIKVQVPNMQDKTEWKLNGQVLNFTVPLTDQVSVIKVKIHEATGMAAGKQKLQYEGIFIKDSNSLAYYNMTNGSIIHLALKERGGRKK, via the exons ATGCCGCCTGGGCCCGTTCAGATAGTTCAGCCGGAGACCAACAACAAG AATGATGGACCTGCAGAAGAGACTCCAGCCACTAAGCCCATCGTTGGCATCATATACCCTCCTCCAGAAGTCCGAAACATTGTCGACAAGACGGCCAGTTTTGTTGCCAG GAATGGACCAGAGTTTGAAGCAAGAATCCGTCAGAATGAGATCAACAACCCCAAATTTAATTTCCTCAACCCCAACGATCCCTACCATTCTTACTACCGCCACAAGGTCAATGAATTTAAGGAGGGCAAGGCACAAGAACCATCTGCGGCAGTGCCTAAGGTCATGCAGCAGCAAGCCATGCAGCAGTCTCAGCAGCTTCCTCAAAAG GTGCAGGTGATTCAGGAGACCGTGGTCCCCAAAGAGCCACCCCCCGACTTTGAGTTCATTGCGGACCCTCCATCGATCTCTGCATTTGATCTGGATGTTGTGAAGCTCACTGCCCAGTTTGTGGCTCGCAATGGCCGACAGTTTCTCACCCAGCTGATGCAGAAGGAGCAGAGGAACTACCAGTTTGACTTTCTGCGACCACAGCACAGCCTCTTCAACTATTTCACCAAACTGGTGGAGCAGTACACGAAG ATCTTGATCCCTCCCAAAGGCCTGCTAATCAAACTTAAAAAAGAAGCTGAGAACCCAAAGGAAGTTATGGACCAG GTGAGGTACCGTGTCGAATGGGCAAAATACCAGGAGCGTGAGagaaagaaggaggaagaggagagggagaaggaaCGGGTCGCTTACGCCCAAATAGACTGGCATGATTTTGTGGTGGTGGAGACGGTGGATTTCCAGCCCATTGAACAAG GTCACTTCCCTCCACCCACGACACCAGAGGAGCTTGGCGCTCGCATCCTTATCCAGGAGCGCTACGAGAAATACGGAGAAAGCGAGGAGGTGGAGATGGAGGTGGAGAGtgaggatgaagaggatgaaCGAGAAAAGCGGGCTGACGGCCAGCCTTCTCAGCCTGATCAAGACACACAAGTCCAGGACATGGATGAG GGATCTGATGACGAAGATGAAGGTGTGAAGGCTCCATTGCCACCAGACAACCCGATGCCACCCCCCCTGCCTCCAGCTCCAGAACAGGTTATTATTCGCAAGGACTACAACCCCAAAG CTTCCAAGCCGCAGCCCTCGGTTGCAGCTCCAGATGAATACCTTATTTCACCGATCACCGGTGAGAAAGTCCCCGCCAGTAAGATGCAGGAGCACATGCGCATCGGCCTGCTGGATCCGCGCTGGCTTGAACAGAGAGACCGAAGCATTAGAGACAGGCAGACGGAGGATGAAGTCTATGCTCCCGGTTTGGATATTGAGAGCAGCTTGAAGCAGCTCGCTGAGAGGCGTACTGATATCTTTGGTGTGGAAGAGACGGCCATCGGAAAGAAGATCGGCGAGGAGGAAATTCAGAAGCCAGAAGAAAAG GTCACCTGGGACGGCCACTCAGGGAGCATGGCTCGTACGCAGCAGGCAGCGCAGGCCAACATCACTCTGCAGGAGCAGATCGAAGCCATTCACAAGGCCAAAGGACTGGTGGGAGAGGATGAAACGAAGGAAAAAATTGGCCCCAGTAAGCCGAGTGAAATTCATCAGCCTCCTCCCATGCCCTCATCGGCACCAAGTCTGCCTAAACCCAGTCCTCCTGTCACAGCCGTGCCACGCCCATCTATCTCA GTGGCTCCTCCAGTCCGTACCACTCTGTTGTCTGCCGTACCTGTGATTCCACGGCCCCCGGTGACCCCCGTGGTGCGTTTGGCGCCAGGTCAAGTCATTACACAGATGCCGCCCATGATTCCTGCTCCTCGTGTCAACGTGGTTCCCATGCCACCAGCGCCCCACCTCATGGCCCCAAGGCCACCCCCTATGGTTGTTCCAACTG CGTTTGTCCCCGCTCCTCCCATGCCTCAACCACCCAGCGCTGCCCCAGCGCCGCCCATCCACCCACCCCCTCCTCATGAGGACGAACCTATGAGCAAGAAGATGAAGACGGAGGACAACCTCATCCCAGAGGAAGAGTTCCTTCGTCGAAACAAG GGTCCTGTGGCAATCAAAGTACAAGTCCCCAACATGCAGGACAAGACCGAATGGAAGCTAAATGGCCAAGTGTTGAATTTCACTGTCCCGCTTACAGACCAG GTGTCTGTCATTAAAGTCAAAATCCATGAGGCAACAGGCATGGCGGCTGGAAAACAGAAGTTGCAGTATGAG gGCATCTTCATCAAGGATTCGAACTCTCTGGCTTATTACAACATGACCAATGGTTCCATCATTCATTTGGCTCTgaaggagagaggaggaagaaagaagTGA